DNA sequence from the Roseofilum casamattae BLCC-M143 genome:
TATCGACTAACTCTTGAAATCAGGCATCAATTTATAGGGGAAAGAGCTTTGCAGGAAGCTCTCCAAACCGGTCAAGAGTTTATCGATCGCAATCGGGATTATTTTGCACAATGGGAACAACAGTGCCAGTTTCAGTTCAAATGCACTTCAGACATTGAAATGGAGTATGAATCGCGCTTTACTCAATATTATCAGCAGCTTCAAATGCTTTATCAAGCGAATGTATCGTTTCAATCTATGGTAGATCGGTTTGCACGAGATTATCTCAACCGAGGCAAAGAAAGGACTCCCAATTCGGAACGAGAAGATCGACCTCAAGAATCTGTCCTCGCTAAAACTTACTGCCTGGAAGAATCAGCATTATTTACCTGTTTGGTAGAAGAGAAAAACTGCCCTTTTATCTATCCCGGATCGATTAAAACATTTGAAGAAATCTCAGACGGACTATATCCAGATGTTCCTCAACCTCTACAATCAATGATTTGGGTTAGTTTGCGGTTGAATAAGAAACGGGAAAGTTAAGTCAACGAAGTTAGCAAAACGCAAATTACGGTCCGGCTAAGACAGCATCTTGGATATCTTGACGGCTGAGAGAATACTTAAACGCCCGTTTCACATCACTGCCATCTTCAGCAGCACTGAGATAGCACACCACTAATTGCTCGATTTCCAAATAAATACGAGCATCCCAATCCTCTTGACTGAGCGCCCAGCAATGCAACTGCTCGTTATCCTGCGTGCTTCCTAGATTGTAGAGCCATTGCTCGATTTGTGGAAGGGGATGGTTGTACAAGGGAGTATCGGCGCTAGGGAGAGACATAGAGGTCTTTTTTTTTGCAGATGGATGTTTAAGAAGGGGGCAATGAAAAATTCGGAGTGGCGAGTTCTGGATGGAGCCAGGCGATCGCGATCGCTAACCCTAAACATAGCATAAAGGTTAAAGCCAGGATAAAGAGAGCAAACAGTTCTCCGGGGGAGAGGGGACGATCGCTCGGATCGAGATATGCTGAATCGGGATAAGATGATGAAGACTCCGAGCTGCGTAAATCCAGAGGGGCTTGCACCTGGTAAAATCGAGAATAGCCAATACTGCGATCGTACATTCGTCGGCGCTCCACATTACTCAAAGTCGCATAGGCTTCATTGAGCTGGTGAAATTGAACCGTAGCGACTTCAGCATCCAAAACCGTTGTATCTGGATGATAGCGCTTACTTAGCTCGCGATAGGCGCGGCGAATTTCCAGAGCAGATGCACTCGGATGCAATCCCAATCGAGTATAGTAAGTCGAGACAACCGGAGTGGAATTTGGGGAAGTGGAGGAATCGGTATTCACGTGCTTCTAATTGAGGGCGATCGCAGTTAACGACAATCCATTGCTTGTCAAGTTATTGTAACCCCAGATGCCAATTCTGGCGCGATCGCGCGGAGGAGATTGAATTATGACATCACTACAATTATCAGTTGGCGATTTTGCCCCAGCATTTATTATGCCTTGCCAAACTGGGGAACGATTGGATAGTCGCCGTTTCCAAGGAGAACCCATGCTTTGGGTCTTTTTTCCAGACATTACCGACACTCAATCTCAAACATTACTCTTGGGCTTGCAAGGGTTGCACGAGCAATTGAAGCCGTGGAATTTAGAAATTATGGCTATTAGTACCGACTCAGTCGCCACTCTATCTCAGTTTAGCCAAGACCACAACATTTCCTTTTCTCTCATCTGCGATGAAAATGGCGAGATCGTGCAAGGATTGGGATTAAATCGTCCCGAACTTCCCAGTGGAGAAGTCAAAGCCAAGTTTACCACATTTTTGATTCATTCCAACTATAAAATTGTCCAAATCAATACAGATTTTAATATCGAAACTTACCTCGATCGCCTATTAGACGATCTGAACCATTTACTCCCTCGGGAGAACCCCCATCACTTGAGACAAATAGCTCCCGTTCTGCTCATTCCCAATGTGCTATCTCGCGACTTTTGCCGCCAGTTAATTGAAGTTTGGAGAACTCAAGGTCATGGAGATTCTGGATTTATGGTGCAGCGAGCTGGGAAAACCATCGGAGAATTCGATTACGGGCATAAAATTCGCAAAGATCACTTTGTTCGAGACGAGCAACTCATTAATCAATTGCGCTATTTCATTATTCGCCGCGTCCGTCCCGAATTGTTGAAAGCTTATTATTTTGATATGACCCGCTTTGAAGATTTTCGCATTGCCTGTTACGAGTCGAGTCGAGGTGGTTTTTTCCGCCGACATCGAGATAATACGACGTCGGGTACGGCACACCGGCGGTTTGCCATGACTCTCAATTTAAATACGGAAGAGTATGAAGGAGGATATTTGCGCTTCCCCGAATACGGTCCCCATTTATATCGTCCGGAAACGGGAAGTGCGGTTATTTTCTCCTGTTCCTTACTTCATGAAGCGACTGATGTTACTGCCGGCGATCGCTTTGCTCTGTTAAGTTTTTTCTATGGCGAGAAAGAGGCTCAGTTGCGCGATAAAACGCAACAACAGAAAGAAACGGCAAGCTCCAATATTTCTTAAGATAAAATAATTGGGAACTCGCAAAGCACAGAAGAGTCACTTCGTTTAGATTTGAGATGATGGGAGTATGAAAGGAGGATAGAGATGTATCGCAGAGCAGAGAAAACGGCTGGTACGATCGATAAACAACATTCACCCATGGGTTTGGGATTGCTTCGGCGAGGATTAGCTCGTTGGATTTGGGTATTTTTAGCTACACTGAGTTTGGCACTTCTAGCTCGCCCTTCCTTGCCTCCGAGCGCAGGTCAAATGGCGATCGCCCAAAGCCCCAGAATTACAGAAGCCGTCATTACCGAAACCATAGGAGAAGGGGTTTCAATTAATCGCGATGTAGCGAATAAAACAGATAAGGCGCGATTGGGCGATCGCATTCGTACCGCCAATGCCAGAGCAGAACTAAAATTTAACACGGGTGCCATCGGGCGTTTGGGCGAAAATTCTGCCCTCGTCGTCAGCAGTCAATGCTTGCAACTGCAACGGGGACAAGTTCTGCTCCATGGAGCGAGTAACGGCTGTACGAGGGCGGTGCGATCGCAAGTTAATGGAGCCACGTACTTATTAGAACTGTTAGCCGACGGTCAAACTCGCTACAGCGTTCTCGCCGGTACGATTGAATTAAGCAGTACTGCTGCTTCTGAGAACTTCAGCCTCAAAGCCAGAGAACGAGTCACGATTAATACTGAAGGTGAATTTAGCGCTATTCAACCTATGGCTGAAGAGAGTTATAACCAGATTATGGCTGGCGCGCTCGTGACTGGATTTTCCGATCCACTGCCCAGTTTAGGCAGCATAGCACGAGCAGACAGTGGAGTTGCTCCCAGACGCTCGGTTCCCGTAGATTCGCGGAGCGCAGAGCCGCCATCCGCAACACGACAGACGCCGCCTGAATCCTCAAGAACCGATAGAACGAATCCTGTCGTCAAGAATCCGGCCAACTGTTTTGCTGACTTACCCCCTCGCGGTATTTCAACAAGCGATCGCCAAAACTGGAAGACTCAAATTAGTTTATCGCGGTTGAGTCATCATAACGAAAGTGCATTAGCCATTCAGTTCCAAGTTTTAGATAAACCCGTCACTCGATATGCCAATGCCGTCTATCAAATTTACGGACGGCAGAACAATCGCTGGATTCCTCTGTATACCAATATCGGCTCCCGATTAATTGAAAATAGCGCTGGCTCTTTTGCTCCAGTTGCTGAAGAAATCCCTCTCGAATCGTTGCGACTGCAAGCCTTAGGAAAGCGAGTAAATTTAGACCGCTTGCAACTCAAGGCTGTCGTCCAAATTCGCTATGACTTATCTCGCGATAATCGCGATTTACAAGTTGTCTTCGAGCATGAAGATAGCTATCGAGAACTCCCGGTTATCTCTTGTCCGTTTTAAACTGGAGTAGCAGTCTAGTACTTTCACTTTCCAGTAAGCGATCGCAGTTGGTTCTATCCCGAACAATCAGTTCAGCCATGCCGATAAATCTTTACTCAGTAAATCCTGTAAATTTAAGATATCTTGATGATAATCTTGGGTCAAGCTTTGACGGATTGATGGGGACAGTCTGGCTTGATAAGGTTTATCTAACTCAGCCGTATTCTGTTTCATCAAAAAGTTGCGCGTTCTCTGGCGAAGTTGTTGGGGAAGCAAGCGTTTTACGGTCGATCGCAGCACGTTATCTCGATTTAATAGATTATGGATGGTTTTACTGCGCGGCTCTTTTTTTACATAGGAAACATTATATCGTTTCGAGGTATCGGGAAGATAGCGATCGCCGACATTTAAAAAAGAGAAAATATCTTTAACTACCCCAATCGGGTCAGCCGTAAAGTCATCATACCAATAGACACGAATTTGCTCGCGATCGAAGCGATCGAAATACCGTTGCAAATGTCGAGCATACAACCCAATACTTTTATACTGCCAAAATGGACTCCAGCCATCGGCCATGCGCTGTTCTTCTGCATAAAACGCTTCGGCAAAGTCCAGAATAATTTCTCCTCCATTCCGATAGTGGTGCATGTAGTTAGAGAACGCGCGATCGACAGGCTGACGCAGCATAGCAATCAGTTTCACATCCGGTAAATAATGCTGGATGCGATCGGCCGCTTCTGGTACATACAAGTATGAGGTTGAAGCTTCTCCGATCGCGATTTCATCGTTAACCGTACTAAATAACCTGCAGTAATCAGCCCAAGTAGTCACTCGTTTTTGCATAAATTTTTCTTGACCCGGGCCATTGAACCCCTGACTTCTTCCTTCAAAGGAAAAAAAATGAGGTTCTTTCTTCTCTGGGAGAAAGATTTGTGGATGAGAATTCAGATATCTATAGAGGGAAGTTGTTCCGGCTTTGGGAGCACCAATAATCAGAAAGTTGGGTAATGTTTCACTCATATCGTTGATTGAAATAAAACTGAGATAAGTATCCGTGCAGCACCCACCTGACATAATGAATCACGAGTGCCTTTAAACGGCTGCCGCCTTGGTTAATTCAATGGAGGGTTGCTCGTTTTGGTAATCTTCAACAATTTTGCGAAACTGGTCGCCTTCAATAGTTTCTTGGTCGAGCAAAACCTCAACCAGGCGATCGATCAAGGGACGATGTTCCCGCAGAATGCGTCGCGCTTCATCATGGCAGCGTACCGCAATTTCCCGAACTTGGCGGTCAATTTGCGTGGCTACTTCTTCTGAATATTCCGAACGAGTCATGAGGTCTCGTCCTAAAAAAACTTCATTTCCTTCACTTTCGAGGGCGAGAGGTCCGAGATCGGACATGCCGAATTTAGTTACCATTTGCCGGGCCAGTTGCGCTACATTTTTAATATCTCCGCTCGCCCCTTTCGTAACTTCTGAATAGCCAAAAACTTCTTCTTCTGCCGCTCGTCCGCCCAGAAAAATGGTAATTTGATTGAGCAACCAACTGCGACTGTATAAGCCACTGTCTAGAATTTCTTCGTTAAAAACCTGTTGAGCAAAGCCACCGATGCCACCAGAGCGAGGAATAATCGTCACTTTATTCAGGGGATCGGCATTTTTGAGTAGGGTCATCAAGAGTGCGTGACCGATTTCGTGATAAGCAATGAGCCGCTTTTTCTTGCTGTCGAGCAGGGGATTGAGACTCATGCCAATGGTAATGCGATCGATCGCATCATCCACTTCTAATGGAGTAATTGCCTCTTTGTACCGTCTGGCAGTTAAGATAGCCGCTTCGTTGAGCAAGTTGGCTAAATCTGCTCCCGAAAATCCTGGAGTCCGTTGCGCGATCGCCTCTAGGGAAACTTCTGCTGCTACTTTTTTCTCGCGAGCATGGACTTCCAGAATACCAAGCCGTCCCTTGTAGGTGGGTAAATCCACGGTTACTTG
Encoded proteins:
- a CDS encoding tRNA-dependent cyclodipeptide synthase, with protein sequence MSTQETIVQNIDWNQFSIEQLKQIQSEVCKAIYQKQSSSKLTSPTTSQAGNYKVSVAKVFPRPLRHSLTDYQNCIFLISLGSKNVTHSNRLKACIEWISQNFQTCTVVVVDSIYRLTLEIRHQFIGERALQEALQTGQEFIDRNRDYFAQWEQQCQFQFKCTSDIEMEYESRFTQYYQQLQMLYQANVSFQSMVDRFARDYLNRGKERTPNSEREDRPQESVLAKTYCLEESALFTCLVEEKNCPFIYPGSIKTFEEISDGLYPDVPQPLQSMIWVSLRLNKKRES
- a CDS encoding DUF3143 domain-containing protein, whose protein sequence is MSLPSADTPLYNHPLPQIEQWLYNLGSTQDNEQLHCWALSQEDWDARIYLEIEQLVVCYLSAAEDGSDVKRAFKYSLSRQDIQDAVLAGP
- a CDS encoding J domain-containing protein — translated: MNTDSSTSPNSTPVVSTYYTRLGLHPSASALEIRRAYRELSKRYHPDTTVLDAEVATVQFHQLNEAYATLSNVERRRMYDRSIGYSRFYQVQAPLDLRSSESSSSYPDSAYLDPSDRPLSPGELFALFILALTFMLCLGLAIAIAWLHPELATPNFSLPPS
- a CDS encoding redoxin domain-containing protein, encoding MTSLQLSVGDFAPAFIMPCQTGERLDSRRFQGEPMLWVFFPDITDTQSQTLLLGLQGLHEQLKPWNLEIMAISTDSVATLSQFSQDHNISFSLICDENGEIVQGLGLNRPELPSGEVKAKFTTFLIHSNYKIVQINTDFNIETYLDRLLDDLNHLLPRENPHHLRQIAPVLLIPNVLSRDFCRQLIEVWRTQGHGDSGFMVQRAGKTIGEFDYGHKIRKDHFVRDEQLINQLRYFIIRRVRPELLKAYYFDMTRFEDFRIACYESSRGGFFRRHRDNTTSGTAHRRFAMTLNLNTEEYEGGYLRFPEYGPHLYRPETGSAVIFSCSLLHEATDVTAGDRFALLSFFYGEKEAQLRDKTQQQKETASSNIS
- a CDS encoding sulfotransferase family protein, which produces MSETLPNFLIIGAPKAGTTSLYRYLNSHPQIFLPEKKEPHFFSFEGRSQGFNGPGQEKFMQKRVTTWADYCRLFSTVNDEIAIGEASTSYLYVPEAADRIQHYLPDVKLIAMLRQPVDRAFSNYMHHYRNGGEIILDFAEAFYAEEQRMADGWSPFWQYKSIGLYARHLQRYFDRFDREQIRVYWYDDFTADPIGVVKDIFSFLNVGDRYLPDTSKRYNVSYVKKEPRSKTIHNLLNRDNVLRSTVKRLLPQQLRQRTRNFLMKQNTAELDKPYQARLSPSIRQSLTQDYHQDILNLQDLLSKDLSAWLN